The following nucleotide sequence is from Peribacillus sp. ACCC06369.
ATTATACGTAAACCGGAAACTGTAGAATCAAAATAGTGAACCGGCTGTAAAATCATTACGTCACCTCAAAGCGATCGTTCCCTGATTCACTTCGGTAAGTCGATAACGGCCAATGTACAGCGTGAAATGCAGATAAGATTATCCTCTTCATCACGGATTTTCACGTCCCATACCATCGTCGTCCTCCCGCGATGGATGATGTTCCCTTCGGCGGTAACAATACCGGAACGGACGCCCCTTACATGATTGGCATTGATTTCAAGGCCCACGACAGCTTGTTTTTCACTGTCTACAAGCTGCATCCCGCCAAAACTTGCAACGGATTCCGCAAGGGCAACGGACGCTCCCCCATGCAATAAACCATATGGCTGCCTGGTACGTTCATCCACCGGCATCGTCGCAATGACTTTCCCGTCACCGCTTTCTTTCATGTCTATCCCAAGCGTGCCTATCAACGAATTTTCAATATTTCTCTCCATCCCCAATACCCCCAACTCTTATGTTTTTTCCTACAACGAATGATTCAGAAAAAGTGAATCACTATTCATAATAGTATACAAAAAAAGGATGACCCAAGTCTATCAAGTCATCCTTCAATAATGTGAATTGTATTATTTCGAGAGAATTTCTTTTAATTCAAACCAGTTTGTCAGTCTTGGGATATCCAATTCCCTGTTATAGGAGTTATCAATTGCATACACTTTCGTTGGAATATCCAATAAAGTTTCCAGGACTGCCGGTTTATCATCAAAATAATAATCCAATTCCAATTTGCGAATCGTATCAATTTTTTCATGATCCTTCATACCACAGTAAAAATGGTCATCCTTAACCGGAAAGCCGTTTTCAATCAACCATTTTTTCGTCCGTTCACCATGCTCCGATTTTCTAGCGGTGATGTAATAGATCTCATGACCATCTCGTTCAAGCTCCTGCAGCGTTTCCACCGCTCCCTCGAAGGTTGGACAGGATGAATAATACACTTCCTCGGCAAGGCTGTTCCACATCTTGCCCCCAGCCTCTTTATCAAGCCCGAAAGCTTCATGGATCTCTATTGTCTTTAATGCTTTGAATTTCGTTAACTCTATGTTCTTATTAAGCTTTTCATTATAAAGATGGAACGCGAACTCCCTCAAATTAATAAGGGTATCGTCAATATCAAAACCGAATTTCATATCTTTCACTCCTCTTTAAACATAAGCGGCGGCAAACTGTGATGCGAAGGAAATTTCCTTGTCCACCTGAATGGCCTGTAATCTTTCAATTTCGGCTCTTCTTTCCGGTTCAGCCATTTTTAATCCAAGGAATCCAATATCCCCCTGCATGATGCATCGTTGAATAAGCTCGGCTAATATATCGGCATCTTTCATGGCACAATTGAGTCCGAATGCACCTGTAGGTGTCATCGTATGGGCTGCATCACCTAATAATGCAACACCATCCTTTGTCCACGTTTCACAGTAGCTGCTGTAAACATCCAATAAAATGAAGTCATGCCAAGAGCTGATATTTTCACACACGACCTTTTTTAATTCAGGAAATGCAAAAAGTAAATCTTCAATGAATGGATCAAATGGCTGTTTTCGCAAATGGGGAAATGACCCATGTTCTATATTCCATCCAATTTGGATGAAACCTCCAGCCTGAGTGAAGAGGGCAACCTGGGAGCCATTGACCAATGCCATCTTGATCGATGGCTTCCATCCTTCTGGAGCAGGAATCTTTGCCCACAGTAAATCATAGCCATGATTTTTAATCACGACTGGTATCCCGGCTTTTTTTCGAACCATGGAAAATCTGCCATCCGCTCCGATTACCAATGAACTTTGCACTTCCAGATCATTTCCGCCCTTTCGAGCCTTGACACCCGTAAACCGGCCCATTTCATTCTGAATCAGGTCCGTAACCCTCGTATTCATCATCAATTGAAAAGAATCCAGCTTTTCAGCTTCATTCAATATAGCTGTAAGCAGATGATTTTGAGGGACATGTATCCCAACATGGTCTATAGGAAATTCCGGGAAAATTCTTTTAAATAGTTGGCCGTCATTCCAATATTCAATTTGTTCCATCCTAAGCAAGCCAAGCCTTTCCACGTCCTCGAATAAACCGTGCTTTTTAAGAATGGCCTCTCCTTCATCGTTCAGGAACTCGCCCCGGAACTCCCTGGCAACTTCAGAATGCCTCTCAAGCAGGACGACTGAAATGTCCTGCTTGGCCAATAGGTAAGCTAGCAGCGCTCCTCCTGGTCCTGATCCGACTATGCATACATCTGATTTAACCAACATGCCTCTTCACCTGTTGTCTATTTTAATTTAGGATAAGCCGTTATGCGTATGTCTTCACCAAACGTGTCCACGCCAGAGAAGGCAACATCCATCGCTTCATCCATAGTATCTACATTCATTCCAGTATACGGTGTTAGTGAGTTTCTCCCACCCAATAGTTTAGGAGCTATATAAATCAAGTATTTATCGATGAGCCCCGCCCTTAGGAAAGAGGCATTCACTTCACTTCCACCTTCCAGCAAGACATCCGTAATCCCCTTTTTATACAGCTCTTCCATCAAGGTCCTTAAATTCAGGCCCGTATCGTTTTTGGGGACGAGAATGAATTCGACTCCTTTTTCACGTAAAGCCGCCATTTTTCCCGCAGGTGCTTGATCATGCGTTACGATCATGGTTTTCGCATCTGATACCTGGACAACATTGGCTTCCATCGGAACACGTAATTCACTGTCTAGAATGATTCGGATCGGATTTTCCCCTCCGCCCTCCGGAAGTCTTGTCGTCAGTGATGGATCATCGGCCAAAACAGTCCCAATACCAACGAGAATGGCATCCACCTCATCACGCAGCAAATGAACGGAATGACGGGATTCTTCTCCTGTTATCCATTTTGAATGGCCTGTGTGGGTTGCAAGTTTTCCGTCAAGGGTCATCGCATACTTCGAAATGACAAATGGACGGCTCGTCAACATATTGTGAATGAAACGCTCATTCAGTCTTTGCGCTTCCTTCTCCAGGACGCCAACTTCCACTTCAATGCCCGCATTCCTAATGATGGATATCCCTCTTCCTGCAACTTCCGGATTGGGATCTTGTGTAGCCACCACAACCCGCCGGACACCTGATTCTTTCACTAAATTTGCACAAGGAGGTGTCTTACCATAATGGGAACACGGCTCAAGAGTCACGTATAGCGTTGCACCTTCTGCATACTCACCCGCCATTTTGAAAGCATGGACCTCAGCATGCGGCTCACCCGCTTTACGGTGGATTCCTGTACCGGCTATCACACCGTCCTTAACTATGACTGCACCGACCACTGGATTTGGATTCGTCTTTCCTTTAGCACTGGCCGCCAAATCCAATGCCAGCTTCATGTAATATTGATCATCATTCATACTATGGCTCTCCTTATACAATCAAAGTTGGCTTCTTGTGGGGAATATGTCCTGACTTCTTAACCTTTGTATCCAGATAGAAGCTATTATCTTCCGTCAAACCGCCCCAAAGTGGGATATGGTCCTTTGCCGCAAGTCCATGCTTCATAAGGGCATCCAACTTTTTGGGGTTATTCGTAATTAAAGTAACCGGCTCCTCACGCAGTTCCCTCAACACTCGAATGGCTCCCTCGTAAGATCGCGTATCGTCTTCGAATCCTAACGCCTGATTCGCCTCTACCGTGTCATACCCTTCCTCCTGAAGCAAATATGCAAGAGATTTGGAAAACAGGCCGATCCCTCTTCCTTCATGGTCCGCAAGGTAAAAAATGGCCCCGCACCCATGCTCGGCTATCATCTTCATCGATTGGTGGAGCTGGTAGCCGCAATCGCAGCGTTTACTGCCGAAGATATCACCTGTGTGACAGATGCTATGCATCCGGACGAGTGCATCCCCCGACTTTTCAAAATCTCCATACACCAATACGGAGGATTGCTGTCCAAAAGCAAGGTTAGCTTCCGAAAGCGATTCAAGCACCGCTTCCTTGTCATTATCCATGCCATCAAGCTGGAGCCACGTATACCATTGGAAAACCGTTGAGAAATCGCCTTGTTCGACAGGCAGGTTCACTGGCCCCACAAGGCAAATATCCGCCTTTCCCGGGGTTTTGAGGATTTTCATTTTATCTATTAAAAGGTCTTTTGTTTGCTGGGTTATTTTCATGTTAACATCACCTATTTTATAATTTATAGTGTGCCTTCTCCTTACTTTAGGTAAGTAAGTATATTACTATACACTATACCTGTCAATGAAGCAGTTTACAAATAATAGTGTGTCTTTGATCATAATTTTCAAGAAGTTTTTTTGCAAAAGAAAGTCATTCACAAACCGCTATCATATCGGCTGGCCTTTATACATATTTTAACGTATAACGAAAACGTGTCTATATACAGACTTAAGGAAAGGAAGGAAACCTTTTGGAGGATTTCCCTTATTTTTTGTATGACCCCATCCTATTTCCACCTCACGCCGGGGCAATGGATATGAATCGGGAGCGGGGAGGAACATTCCGTCCATACTCGGCAACCAATCCAGATCAGCTAGTTAAATCGGCAAAGACATCACAATCTTTAATGCTTGATGTAAAAAAAGTCATGGATACTTTAGCCACATCCAAGCCTTTTTCAAACCGGCTGATGACTGCTGCCCAAGCATCGAAAATGAGTGTCGTGATCGATATGATCCGAAAGTTAGGAATTAAGAACGAACCTGATATCACGTATAACCCCGATGGGATCCGTTTTGATTTCTATCCTAAAGCAGAGGAAGAAAATTGTCATATCATCGTCAGCTTGAAATGGAGGGATGTATAACGTCCAACACCTTTTTGGTAAAAAAACCGAAGCCTTTTTTCGGCTTCGGATATTTTGGGTTCATCTCGTTTTCGTTTCAAAGGTCTCAACCAATAGTGCAAGCGTTCGTGCCATGACACCGGTAGCCCCCGCCGTGCACAATTCGGAGCTGCTCGAGGTTGTGGATGTTCCGGCAATATCCAGATGGACCCATGGAGTATCTTCGGCAAATTCGCCGATGAAGGCCCCACCCATGATCGCATGCCCTGCCCCGCCAGGTGAATTATTCAAATCGGCTATTTTACTATTGCGTACCCGCTCTTTATCCTTTTCAGTAATCGGCAATCTCCAAATGGGCTCCCCGGCCTCCTCTGAGGCTTTGACCACTTGTTCATAGAATTCCGTGTCATTGGTCATCGCACCCGTCATATCCATGCCCAAAGCCGTTATGACACCACCCGTTAGAGTAGCAACGTCAATAAGATAGTCAGCACCATGATGTTTAGCGTAAGTCATGGCGTCCGCCAAAACAAGCCGGCCTTCCGCATCCGTATTCAATACCTCTATCGTCTTGCCGCTCATGGCAGTGATCACATCATCTGGCTTGAATGCATCACCGCTGATCATGTTATCAGTGGACGGAATGACAGCCACGACATTTTGATCCGGTCCTAATTCCCCGATAATTTCCATTGCACCTAAAACAGCTGCCGCACCGCCCATATCCGTCTTCATTCCAACGATTCCGGCCTTCGTTTTCAATGAGTATCCACCTGTATCGAATGTGATGCCTTTACCGACCAACCCGATAACATCCTTCCATTCATCTTTACCTTGATACTTCAGGACGATCATTTTCGGAGGCTCGACTGAACCTTGATTGACAGCAAGGAGGGCGCCCATACCCAACTTGAGCATATCTTCCTTCTCCAGGATCTCCACTTCAAAGCCATATCGTTCACCCAAGGCAGATGAATATTCCGCCATATCCGTGGAAGTCAACAAATTGCCTGGTGTGTTAACCAATGTTCTTGCTGAATTCGTCGCCCTTCCGAATATTCTGCCTACATGAAGTGCGGCCCCGACCTCTTCATTATCCGATTCACTGTAAACCGTAATCGATTCAATGTTTTTTTCGACCTGGTTCGATTTTTGCTTGTATCCGTCAAATTTATAGGAAGCAAGTTCAAAGGCCTCTGAACAAGCATGGGCTACATCCAATGCATCCAGGTTTTCAGTCGTGAATGTATCCAAAGCAATCGAAAGCGTCGTAAGCTTGGATTCTTTAATCGTTTTACGGGCTTTCCCCAACGCTTCGCGCATCGTTTCAAAGGAAAGCTCCTTTTCCTTGCCCAACCCTACAAAAATCAATCTCTTTACGCCTAATTTACCTAATGTATGTATTTTAACTACTGATTTTTTCTTGGAAGAGATTTCTCCCGCTTTAACTAACTCTGTTAACTGACCGTCCAATCGTTCATCGGCTTCTTTCCCTATGCCTGTGAATTTTACGGGTTTGTCAAATATGCCTAGAATCAGGCATTCATCAATCAAATCTATATTCAAGGAATCTTTAACTGTAAACATTCTGCTACCTCCTTCATTCGATTACCTTCATTATAACGAAATTTTCCAAAATTTTCGAATAAGGCCCCTTAAAATAATAATAACAAGGGATATTGTTTAGAATGGGTGACTTTAGAGTAATAGTATAAGAAAGATCATATTTTACTTATAACCAGCAGGGAATCGACAGGACCGAATTGAACTAATAATAATAAGGGCCTTGTACCGAGCAGGATTTTTTATTTACCCATATATGGATTTCATCGTTACTCATAACTAGAAAGAAGGCTGATACTCTTGGAATTATTTCTCAACTTCCCTTTAATTGCAGCATTGATTGCCATTTTCTTTGCTCAATTCATTAAAGTGCCCATCCACTTCATAGCTTTTCGTAAGGTTAACTGGTCACTTCTTAACTCCACAGGCGGTATGCCCAGCTCCCACTCTGCGGCCGTGTCAGCTCTAACAGTAGCAGTAGGGATTGAAACCGGAATGGATTCTCCTGTATTTGCCGTTGCCGCGATCTTTGC
It contains:
- a CDS encoding hotdog fold thioesterase is translated as MERNIENSLIGTLGIDMKESGDGKVIATMPVDERTRQPYGLLHGGASVALAESVASFGGMQLVDSEKQAVVGLEINANHVRGVRSGIVTAEGNIIHRGRTTMVWDVKIRDEEDNLICISRCTLAVIDLPK
- a CDS encoding HAD family acid phosphatase — its product is MKFGFDIDDTLINLREFAFHLYNEKLNKNIELTKFKALKTIEIHEAFGLDKEAGGKMWNSLAEEVYYSSCPTFEGAVETLQELERDGHEIYYITARKSEHGERTKKWLIENGFPVKDDHFYCGMKDHEKIDTIRKLELDYYFDDKPAVLETLLDIPTKVYAIDNSYNRELDIPRLTNWFELKEILSK
- a CDS encoding FAD-dependent monooxygenase is translated as MLVKSDVCIVGSGPGGALLAYLLAKQDISVVLLERHSEVAREFRGEFLNDEGEAILKKHGLFEDVERLGLLRMEQIEYWNDGQLFKRIFPEFPIDHVGIHVPQNHLLTAILNEAEKLDSFQLMMNTRVTDLIQNEMGRFTGVKARKGGNDLEVQSSLVIGADGRFSMVRKKAGIPVVIKNHGYDLLWAKIPAPEGWKPSIKMALVNGSQVALFTQAGGFIQIGWNIEHGSFPHLRKQPFDPFIEDLLFAFPELKKVVCENISSWHDFILLDVYSSYCETWTKDGVALLGDAAHTMTPTGAFGLNCAMKDADILAELIQRCIMQGDIGFLGLKMAEPERRAEIERLQAIQVDKEISFASQFAAAYV
- the ribD gene encoding bifunctional diaminohydroxyphosphoribosylaminopyrimidine deaminase/5-amino-6-(5-phosphoribosylamino)uracil reductase RibD, whose protein sequence is MNDDQYYMKLALDLAASAKGKTNPNPVVGAVIVKDGVIAGTGIHRKAGEPHAEVHAFKMAGEYAEGATLYVTLEPCSHYGKTPPCANLVKESGVRRVVVATQDPNPEVAGRGISIIRNAGIEVEVGVLEKEAQRLNERFIHNMLTSRPFVISKYAMTLDGKLATHTGHSKWITGEESRHSVHLLRDEVDAILVGIGTVLADDPSLTTRLPEGGGENPIRIILDSELRVPMEANVVQVSDAKTMIVTHDQAPAGKMAALREKGVEFILVPKNDTGLNLRTLMEELYKKGITDVLLEGGSEVNASFLRAGLIDKYLIYIAPKLLGGRNSLTPYTGMNVDTMDEAMDVAFSGVDTFGEDIRITAYPKLK
- a CDS encoding GTP cyclohydrolase II, translated to MKITQQTKDLLIDKMKILKTPGKADICLVGPVNLPVEQGDFSTVFQWYTWLQLDGMDNDKEAVLESLSEANLAFGQQSSVLVYGDFEKSGDALVRMHSICHTGDIFGSKRCDCGYQLHQSMKMIAEHGCGAIFYLADHEGRGIGLFSKSLAYLLQEEGYDTVEANQALGFEDDTRSYEGAIRVLRELREEPVTLITNNPKKLDALMKHGLAAKDHIPLWGGLTEDNSFYLDTKVKKSGHIPHKKPTLIV
- a CDS encoding leucyl aminopeptidase → MFTVKDSLNIDLIDECLILGIFDKPVKFTGIGKEADERLDGQLTELVKAGEISSKKKSVVKIHTLGKLGVKRLIFVGLGKEKELSFETMREALGKARKTIKESKLTTLSIALDTFTTENLDALDVAHACSEAFELASYKFDGYKQKSNQVEKNIESITVYSESDNEEVGAALHVGRIFGRATNSARTLVNTPGNLLTSTDMAEYSSALGERYGFEVEILEKEDMLKLGMGALLAVNQGSVEPPKMIVLKYQGKDEWKDVIGLVGKGITFDTGGYSLKTKAGIVGMKTDMGGAAAVLGAMEIIGELGPDQNVVAVIPSTDNMISGDAFKPDDVITAMSGKTIEVLNTDAEGRLVLADAMTYAKHHGADYLIDVATLTGGVITALGMDMTGAMTNDTEFYEQVVKASEEAGEPIWRLPITEKDKERVRNSKIADLNNSPGGAGHAIMGGAFIGEFAEDTPWVHLDIAGTSTTSSSSELCTAGATGVMARTLALLVETFETKTR